In Fluviispira sanaruensis, a genomic segment contains:
- a CDS encoding M24 family metallopeptidase: MSINQLEIENINSNAILSMTTTSRNKTWAAIEAIKQQIYPGMTELEAIKMANQYFADCGVRKFWHKTHIRFGESTILSFDDTYRENVTLKENDIFYIDVGPVWDGIEGDCGNTFVIGDAQQFLQIKNDIKELFDDVQQHWRNTQATGQKICEYTRWQVEKMGYVLLPECVKGHRLSEFSHSKYSNACLFDLDFIPSAERWILELQICHPSMKFGAFYEDLLL, from the coding sequence ATGTCCATTAATCAACTTGAAATTGAAAATATAAACTCAAATGCTATTTTATCGATGACCACGACATCTCGTAATAAAACTTGGGCCGCTATTGAAGCAATTAAACAGCAAATTTATCCAGGAATGACAGAGCTTGAAGCTATAAAAATGGCAAATCAATATTTTGCGGATTGTGGTGTTCGAAAGTTTTGGCATAAGACGCATATCCGCTTTGGTGAATCAACCATTTTAAGTTTTGATGATACCTATAGAGAGAATGTTACTTTAAAAGAGAATGATATTTTTTATATCGATGTGGGCCCTGTATGGGATGGTATTGAAGGTGACTGTGGCAATACTTTTGTTATAGGTGATGCGCAGCAATTTTTGCAAATTAAGAATGATATAAAAGAACTTTTTGACGACGTTCAACAACATTGGCGAAATACTCAGGCAACGGGCCAGAAAATATGTGAATACACGCGTTGGCAAGTCGAAAAAATGGGTTATGTACTGTTACCTGAATGTGTAAAAGGGCATCGGCTGTCGGAATTCTCGCACTCAAAATATTCAAATGCATGCTTATTTGACCTCGATTTTATTCCGTCTGCAGAAAGATGGATTTTGGAATTACAAATATGTCACCCAAGTATGAAGTTTGGTGCTTTCTATGAAGATCTTTTGTTGTGA
- the rpmA gene encoding 50S ribosomal protein L27 encodes MASKKAGGSTKNGRDSNPKYRGVKTYGGETVRAGNIIIRQVGTKIHPGTNVGMGKDFTLFAKIDGEVKFEHVTRERQCVSVYPVDAKA; translated from the coding sequence ATGGCAAGTAAAAAAGCCGGTGGTTCGACCAAAAACGGACGCGATAGCAATCCAAAATACCGTGGTGTAAAAACTTACGGTGGTGAAACTGTAAGAGCTGGCAATATCATCATTCGCCAAGTTGGAACAAAAATTCACCCAGGCACAAACGTAGGTATGGGTAAAGACTTTACTTTATTTGCAAAAATTGACGGTGAAGTTAAATTTGAGCACGTAACTCGTGAACGTCAATGCGTTAGCGTTTATCCAGTAGACGCAAAAGCTTAA
- the lptA gene encoding lipopolysaccharide transport periplasmic protein LptA, with protein sequence MLYFNFLKSLLVLCILTACNAKADFKNILPDNYDYETNKIDDNKVLENKTPEITPKSKVKAKKSESDLNNDFANHNQNSPVYFEGNKAEGSRKTGILNLIGNVVIIQDDLKLTSDKAQIISSPGTTSGSGSTSIQKAIATGNVNIFKKSTENSPEIRANANEIVFLVPEKTMVLKGKAKVWRNKEFVNAEIISLNLKTGDISLKDPHGTIDPKSTNSLNSKENEKKNKL encoded by the coding sequence ATGTTATATTTTAATTTTTTAAAATCTTTATTAGTTTTATGTATTTTAACTGCATGCAATGCCAAAGCTGATTTCAAAAATATCTTACCAGATAATTATGATTACGAAACAAATAAAATCGATGACAATAAAGTTTTAGAAAATAAAACACCTGAAATCACTCCAAAAAGCAAAGTGAAGGCGAAAAAAAGTGAGAGTGATTTAAATAATGATTTTGCAAATCACAATCAAAACTCCCCCGTGTATTTTGAAGGAAATAAAGCAGAAGGCTCAAGAAAAACAGGGATTTTGAATTTAATTGGCAATGTAGTTATCATTCAAGATGATTTGAAATTAACCTCAGATAAAGCACAAATAATAAGTTCACCAGGCACAACTTCGGGTTCGGGATCAACTTCTATTCAAAAAGCGATAGCAACAGGCAATGTAAATATTTTTAAAAAATCGACAGAAAATTCTCCAGAAATCAGAGCAAATGCCAATGAAATAGTATTTCTCGTCCCAGAAAAAACTATGGTTTTAAAAGGAAAGGCGAAAGTTTGGCGAAATAAAGAGTTTGTCAATGCTGAAATAATCTCTTTGAATTTAAAAACTGGGGACATCAGTTTAAAAGACCCCCATGGCACTATTGATCCAAAATCAACCAATAGTTTAAATAGTAAAGAAAACGAAAAAAAAAATAAATTATAA
- the rplU gene encoding 50S ribosomal protein L21, with amino-acid sequence MSSKTNYAVVNIFGRQYKVAEGDKIKASYIEADVGTTLPFSEVLMINKAGELKVGAPTISGAKVTAQVVAHGREDKVLVFKYLRKNKSKKMHGHRQPFTTLSITHIEG; translated from the coding sequence GTGAGCAGTAAGACAAATTACGCAGTCGTTAATATCTTTGGTCGTCAGTACAAAGTTGCTGAAGGCGATAAAATCAAAGCAAGCTATATTGAAGCAGATGTAGGCACAACATTGCCTTTCTCTGAAGTTTTAATGATCAATAAAGCTGGAGAGTTAAAAGTTGGAGCGCCAACTATCAGCGGTGCAAAAGTAACTGCTCAGGTTGTTGCTCACGGTCGCGAAGACAAAGTTCTTGTTTTTAAATATCTTCGTAAAAACAAATCCAAGAAAATGCACGGCCACCGCCAACCATTTACAACTTTGTCCATCACTCACATTGAAGGTTAA
- a CDS encoding ABC transporter permease encodes MATELFHTGILQGLLLAMIAFGIMIPFRFLNFPDLTAEGAYPLGGAVCASLIVAGIPQIFSIVGGVLAGGLLAVGTSQVALRLKVNSLLAGIILSTMAYSVNLRIMGKPNIALFEMSGIKIDLILLIIVCVLCIIPFALFLQTDFGLQLRTIGNNPKFAMNHGISVNKYTSLGLFIAGSMFGLAGSLIVQMQNFMDVGIGVGIVIHGLASLMIGEAIIGNKTITKQLAAPFIGALIYQQIQGIALSFGLAPSDLRFFTGSIVLIVLAIQKGGKDMN; translated from the coding sequence GTGGCAACTGAGCTTTTTCATACTGGGATATTGCAGGGTTTATTACTAGCCATGATTGCTTTTGGCATTATGATTCCATTCCGTTTCCTCAACTTCCCTGATTTGACAGCAGAAGGGGCTTATCCACTTGGAGGTGCAGTGTGTGCAAGCCTAATTGTTGCTGGTATTCCACAAATATTTTCTATTGTTGGTGGTGTGTTGGCGGGAGGATTGCTCGCAGTGGGGACATCGCAAGTAGCTTTGCGACTTAAAGTCAATAGTCTTCTAGCAGGGATAATACTTAGTACTATGGCTTATAGTGTTAACCTTAGGATTATGGGTAAACCAAATATAGCTTTGTTCGAGATGAGTGGCATAAAAATTGATCTTATATTGCTAATTATTGTTTGTGTACTTTGCATTATACCTTTCGCCTTGTTTTTGCAAACTGATTTTGGTTTGCAATTGCGAACTATTGGCAATAATCCTAAGTTTGCTATGAACCATGGGATCAGCGTAAACAAGTATACCAGCTTGGGATTATTCATTGCAGGTTCTATGTTTGGTCTTGCAGGCAGTTTAATAGTGCAAATGCAGAATTTCATGGATGTAGGCATTGGTGTAGGTATAGTAATTCATGGATTGGCAAGCCTTATGATTGGTGAAGCAATCATAGGAAATAAAACAATAACAAAACAACTCGCAGCCCCTTTTATTGGTGCACTTATCTATCAACAAATTCAGGGAATAGCCTTATCTTTTGGCCTAGCGCCATCAGACTTAAGATTTTTTACCGGAAGTATTGTGTTGATTGTGCTCGCAATACAAAAAGGAGGTAAAGATATGAATTGA
- the lptB gene encoding LPS export ABC transporter ATP-binding protein, whose translation MHNQLKSSHLIRKFGSRTVVDDVSFHVNSGEVVGLLGPNGAGKTTSFYMTVGLLKPSSGNVQIDKDNITELPIHKRARLGIGYLPQNSSVFRKLTVEDNLKAIMEVWGVPRKQRSALLEKLIEQFGIGHIRKSMGLSLSGGERRRLEIARTLVISPRFLLLDEPFAGIDPVTVAEIQDLIKKLVHEENLGVLITDHNVRETLSLCDRAYVLAAGKILAEGLPEDVASNEKVRQVYLGENFTF comes from the coding sequence ATGCACAACCAACTCAAATCGTCTCATTTAATCCGAAAGTTTGGTTCACGCACAGTTGTCGATGATGTGAGTTTCCATGTGAATAGTGGGGAAGTGGTCGGATTGTTAGGACCTAATGGTGCAGGAAAAACCACAAGTTTTTATATGACAGTTGGTTTGTTAAAACCAAGTTCAGGCAATGTGCAAATCGATAAAGATAATATCACTGAATTGCCTATTCACAAAAGAGCACGCCTTGGCATTGGTTATTTACCTCAAAACTCCAGTGTTTTTCGTAAGCTTACAGTCGAAGATAATTTAAAAGCCATCATGGAAGTTTGGGGCGTACCCAGAAAACAACGATCAGCTCTTCTAGAAAAATTGATTGAACAATTTGGCATAGGGCATATAAGAAAAAGCATGGGCTTAAGTCTTTCTGGCGGCGAAAGAAGACGTCTAGAAATAGCAAGAACTTTAGTTATTTCTCCCCGCTTTTTATTACTAGATGAACCATTTGCAGGGATTGACCCTGTCACAGTTGCTGAAATTCAAGATCTTATTAAAAAACTTGTGCATGAAGAAAATTTAGGAGTGCTGATAACAGATCACAATGTGCGCGAGACACTTTCTTTATGCGATCGTGCTTATGTATTAGCGGCTGGAAAAATTCTTGCTGAAGGATTACCTGAAGATGTCGCATCGAACGAAAAAGTAAGGCAAGTTTACCTAGGCGAAAATTTTACTTTTTAA
- a CDS encoding nuclear transport factor 2 family protein, whose protein sequence is MTNKNLDMALNYYSFIVQKKINEIEKLLHPDVEFISPIKALNGKENVTPWIADYCNFAQEIEVRAKFSHDDQVMLAFDLTSVAGKSRAAVLMTFLNQSIKKIELFFDASPFLNK, encoded by the coding sequence ATGACAAATAAGAATTTAGATATGGCACTTAATTATTATTCATTTATTGTTCAAAAAAAAATAAATGAAATTGAAAAATTATTACATCCTGATGTAGAGTTTATAAGCCCAATCAAAGCGTTAAATGGTAAAGAAAATGTAACTCCGTGGATTGCCGATTATTGTAATTTTGCGCAGGAGATAGAGGTAAGAGCAAAGTTTAGTCATGATGATCAAGTGATGCTTGCATTTGATTTAACAAGCGTAGCTGGGAAATCTAGAGCTGCTGTGCTCATGACTTTTTTGAATCAATCCATTAAAAAAATAGAACTCTTTTTTGATGCATCGCCTTTTTTAAATAAATAG
- a CDS encoding ATP-binding cassette domain-containing protein: protein MIHIEKVTKSFHGLFRPVINEVSLSVEKGDFCILIGANGCGKSTLLKLISNEYKADSGTIKLKGAVAQVVQDVNLGTVPEMTLLENIALNEINSPKLLFYRRYRNQVIQKLKELDIGLEEYIDQPLKMISGGQRQMIATLMAIHSGRQILLLDEHTSALDPKMQTLLMEYTHKQTKNLELTAIMITHKMDDAIKYGNRLIMLHQGKVALDFQGKQKKALAVHDLLAMFHQYEDQLLVSGGESGN from the coding sequence ATGATTCATATTGAAAAAGTGACCAAGTCATTTCATGGCCTTTTTAGGCCTGTGATAAATGAAGTGAGTTTATCGGTAGAAAAAGGAGATTTCTGCATTCTAATTGGAGCCAATGGATGTGGTAAATCTACGTTACTTAAGTTAATTAGCAATGAATATAAAGCGGATTCTGGCACGATAAAACTAAAAGGTGCTGTGGCCCAAGTTGTACAAGATGTAAACTTGGGTACAGTTCCTGAAATGACTCTACTTGAGAATATTGCCTTAAATGAAATAAATTCACCAAAATTACTATTTTATAGAAGGTATCGAAATCAAGTTATTCAAAAGCTAAAAGAATTAGATATTGGCTTAGAGGAATATATAGATCAGCCACTGAAAATGATATCTGGTGGGCAAAGACAAATGATTGCAACCCTAATGGCGATTCATTCTGGAAGACAAATTTTATTATTAGACGAACATACTTCGGCGCTTGATCCAAAAATGCAGACTCTGCTTATGGAATATACTCACAAGCAAACCAAGAATCTTGAACTCACTGCTATAATGATTACGCATAAAATGGATGATGCTATTAAATATGGTAATCGCTTAATTATGCTTCACCAAGGAAAAGTAGCGCTGGACTTTCAAGGGAAGCAAAAGAAGGCTTTGGCAGTGCATGATTTACTTGCAATGTTTCATCAGTATGAAGATCAACTCTTAGTATCCGGAGGTGAAAGTGGCAACTGA
- a CDS encoding L-lactate permease, translating to MTLLLSISPIIILIFVLFVFRLSLAMSGIISLIYTILISSIFWSLPQIYTLSSLLKGAFISLDIILIIFGAIFFLKYLTQAGTIQVIELHLKALSPDRRIQALLISWLFGAFIEGTAGFGTPAAIVAPFLVAIGFTPFLAIIVALTANNASVAFGAIGTPVRIGFEGLKTADVSFYAAFINLITGMIVPCMILFFVIMTHKKDRMKNFIECLPFALFSGICFLVPYFITSLYAPELSSILGSTIGLLLMTIITKFKIFVPKNIFKFSDEVILNNEQKKSSIFNGIYPYIILLFLLLIGKFFFQNSKIFSVSLPADLSYSLQLFNPGIVFLMTILITLFFKRINNQQFKLCLNASIKPLFKTAIAIFSVCSLVQIMIATGKGITPLPGMFEEIVIFLKSNYFPYFSILIGAFGAFLSGSATVSNLVFAPIQSQIAQQIFYSEGWILAFQLVGAGAGNMIALQNILAVQSTVESSGKEAEILSKLLLPCLIYIVIATIVGTILSKVII from the coding sequence ATGACACTATTATTATCTATTTCTCCCATTATTATTTTAATATTTGTTTTATTTGTATTTAGATTATCATTAGCTATGTCTGGCATTATTTCTCTAATATATACGATATTAATAAGTTCAATTTTTTGGTCCTTACCTCAAATCTATACTTTAAGCTCCCTGCTCAAAGGTGCATTTATTTCCTTAGATATTATTTTAATCATATTTGGCGCAATTTTCTTTTTAAAATACCTTACGCAAGCTGGAACAATACAAGTTATCGAGTTGCATCTTAAAGCATTATCGCCAGATAGGAGAATTCAGGCACTTCTTATCTCTTGGCTCTTTGGTGCATTTATTGAAGGCACAGCCGGTTTTGGAACACCCGCAGCAATCGTAGCTCCATTTTTAGTGGCAATTGGATTTACGCCTTTTCTAGCAATAATAGTTGCATTAACTGCAAACAATGCTTCAGTTGCATTTGGCGCAATTGGAACTCCAGTACGAATTGGTTTTGAAGGATTAAAAACCGCAGATGTTTCCTTTTATGCTGCTTTTATCAATTTAATAACAGGAATGATAGTTCCATGTATGATATTATTTTTTGTTATTATGACACATAAAAAAGATCGCATGAAAAACTTTATAGAATGCTTACCTTTTGCATTATTCTCAGGAATCTGTTTTCTCGTACCTTATTTTATTACGTCATTATATGCTCCTGAGTTATCATCTATTTTAGGTTCAACAATCGGTTTGCTCTTAATGACAATTATCACTAAGTTTAAAATATTTGTTCCTAAAAATATTTTTAAATTTTCTGATGAAGTAATACTTAATAATGAACAGAAAAAATCCTCGATTTTTAATGGAATTTATCCATATATTATTTTATTATTTTTATTATTAATTGGTAAATTCTTTTTTCAAAATTCAAAAATATTCTCAGTCAGCTTACCTGCTGACTTGTCCTATTCCCTTCAATTATTTAATCCAGGTATAGTTTTTTTAATGACCATTTTAATTACTTTATTTTTTAAACGGATAAATAATCAACAATTTAAACTATGCTTAAATGCATCTATTAAGCCCTTATTTAAAACTGCAATTGCAATTTTTTCTGTTTGCTCTTTGGTTCAGATTATGATCGCTACGGGGAAAGGAATAACCCCCTTACCAGGCATGTTTGAAGAAATTGTCATTTTTTTAAAGTCAAATTATTTTCCATATTTTTCAATTTTAATTGGCGCATTTGGGGCCTTTTTATCAGGAAGTGCAACCGTTTCGAATTTAGTGTTCGCACCAATTCAATCACAAATTGCTCAGCAAATATTTTATTCCGAAGGATGGATTCTTGCGTTCCAGTTGGTGGGTGCAGGTGCAGGAAATATGATAGCTTTACAAAATATTTTAGCAGTTCAATCCACAGTTGAATCCTCAGGTAAAGAAGCTGAGATACTATCAAAACTTCTTTTACCGTGCCTGATCTATATAGTAATAGCTACCATTGTTGGAACGATATTATCAAAGGTAATCATATGA
- a CDS encoding 23S rRNA (pseudouridine(1915)-N(3))-methyltransferase RlmH: MRYIFITPWKIPKNSLLYDFIQEFFSRISKHTPVQHIFPSSQLNPNEVLAFYTKEIKKFSVENPLCIALDENGENLSSSGLAKNLEQYEVKGEKIVLFCLGGAYGLPEELKSIVKIDLISLSRMTFPHEMALAVLVEQVYRARCILSNHPYHHGDKSPLALSLQKYKKK, translated from the coding sequence ATGCGTTATATTTTTATAACCCCATGGAAAATTCCCAAAAATTCTCTCCTGTATGATTTCATACAGGAGTTTTTCTCTCGGATCTCTAAGCACACGCCAGTGCAACATATTTTTCCATCTTCGCAACTCAATCCTAATGAAGTCTTAGCTTTTTATACAAAAGAAATTAAAAAATTTTCTGTAGAAAATCCTTTGTGTATCGCATTAGATGAAAATGGTGAAAACCTAAGTAGCAGTGGACTGGCAAAAAATCTTGAGCAGTACGAAGTGAAAGGGGAAAAAATTGTCCTTTTTTGTTTAGGGGGAGCCTATGGCCTCCCTGAAGAATTAAAATCAATAGTAAAGATCGACCTTATTTCCCTTTCACGCATGACTTTTCCACATGAAATGGCGCTTGCTGTTTTAGTGGAACAAGTTTATCGCGCTCGTTGTATTCTTTCGAATCACCCTTATCACCATGGTGATAAATCCCCACTTGCGTTGAGTTTGCAAAAATATAAGAAAAAATAA
- a CDS encoding septal ring lytic transglycosylase RlpA family protein: MRLLNIIFLFIVLHFFVSACTTTKKEWGSKEEKNSFEHTFVESGFASFYGKGFAGRPTASGKIYDPGLLTAASKTLPLHSRVMVKDVKTGRFVVVTINDRGPYVSGRVIDLSVAAAKKLGIMRKGVTKVEVFLVKN, translated from the coding sequence ATGAGATTATTAAATATTATTTTTTTATTTATCGTTTTACATTTCTTTGTAAGTGCATGCACTACAACTAAAAAGGAATGGGGAAGCAAAGAAGAAAAGAATAGTTTTGAACATACATTTGTTGAAAGTGGATTCGCTTCTTTTTATGGGAAAGGTTTTGCAGGTAGACCAACTGCAAGTGGGAAAATATATGATCCAGGTTTACTTACTGCTGCTAGTAAAACTTTACCTCTTCACTCTCGTGTTATGGTAAAAGATGTTAAAACAGGCCGCTTCGTTGTCGTAACTATCAATGATAGAGGTCCTTATGTTTCTGGGCGTGTGATTGATTTAAGCGTTGCTGCGGCAAAAAAACTTGGAATTATGCGGAAAGGTGTTACCAAAGTTGAGGTTTTCTTGGTTAAAAATTAA
- a CDS encoding aminodeoxychorismate/anthranilate synthase component II: MTFLFIDHFDSFSYNLTNWFVAKGIDLKILSYKDIHTIADISEYDAIIFSPGPGHPSEYIESIELYKKIPAQIPFLGVCLGHQIFLLAEGGKIEQMCKIPIHGRQVEIIDSCRSSHFKKNSPKGTVVLYNSLACKSSDPVFTKNVVSLAEENGFSLIAEHKLHRRFGVQFHPESFASPGGESFLNAFLGTVQC; this comes from the coding sequence ATGACATTTCTTTTTATAGATCACTTTGACTCTTTTTCATACAATTTAACCAATTGGTTTGTTGCTAAAGGTATTGACTTAAAAATATTATCTTATAAAGACATTCATACTATAGCTGACATAAGCGAATATGATGCTATTATTTTTTCTCCTGGTCCAGGACATCCGAGCGAATATATAGAATCTATTGAGTTGTACAAAAAAATTCCTGCACAGATCCCATTTTTAGGCGTCTGTTTAGGACACCAAATTTTTTTATTGGCTGAAGGTGGAAAAATTGAACAGATGTGCAAAATACCAATTCATGGCCGACAAGTCGAAATAATTGACTCTTGTCGATCCTCACATTTTAAAAAAAATTCCCCTAAAGGAACTGTTGTTTTGTATAATTCTCTTGCCTGTAAGTCTTCCGATCCTGTTTTTACAAAAAATGTGGTATCCCTTGCAGAAGAAAACGGCTTTAGCTTAATTGCTGAACACAAACTTCATCGACGTTTTGGAGTGCAATTCCACCCAGAAAGCTTTGCGAGCCCTGGCGGGGAATCTTTTTTAAATGCTTTTCTAGGGACTGTGCAATGCTAG
- the lptC gene encoding LPS export ABC transporter periplasmic protein LptC, whose protein sequence is MLGRIYAISFILTILILLWYQKNYLDKSSEIFQAQLNSDNIVLPTSSVHQFHTKSFENGYLKYSFSGDEIIYFTDNHFEASGNLVYRTYDLNEKETAVIKTSKATGQMEIINEKEGQTALSMGANSRIRNAQLPEEVMFDFNKNIGKTRNIYIDMINEEIHSNSAIESNGPQGSLKGKGFSYSIKNEEFKINSQVDGKVIIPNTNNKLN, encoded by the coding sequence ATGCTAGGCCGCATATATGCAATTTCATTTATACTCACAATTTTAATTTTATTATGGTATCAAAAAAACTACCTAGATAAATCAAGTGAAATTTTTCAAGCACAGCTCAATTCAGATAACATAGTGTTGCCCACAAGCAGTGTTCATCAATTCCACACAAAATCTTTCGAAAATGGATATTTAAAATATTCATTTTCAGGTGATGAAATTATATATTTTACCGACAATCATTTTGAAGCATCGGGTAATTTAGTATATAGAACCTATGACTTGAATGAAAAAGAAACTGCCGTCATTAAAACGTCGAAAGCAACAGGACAAATGGAAATAATTAATGAAAAAGAAGGACAAACTGCATTGTCAATGGGGGCAAATAGTCGTATAAGAAATGCTCAACTTCCTGAGGAAGTCATGTTTGATTTTAATAAAAATATTGGGAAGACTCGCAATATATATATTGACATGATCAACGAAGAAATCCATTCCAATAGTGCTATAGAATCAAATGGTCCGCAAGGATCTCTGAAAGGAAAAGGATTTTCTTATTCTATTAAAAATGAGGAATTTAAAATTAATTCACAAGTTGATGGAAAAGTGATTATCCCAAATACCAATAATAAATTGAATTAA
- the obgE gene encoding GTPase ObgE, giving the protein MKFIDTAEIKVKAGDGGLGMSHFRREKYVPAGGPDGGNGGNGGDVYLYATEGLSTLLDFRYQRFHEAEAGGKGGTNNRQGRCGDDLILKVPCGTVAFDSESGEIIGEVLYEGHKLLVAKGGKGGIGNTVFTTARNQAPTKTIAPIVGESKSLRLELKMIADVGIIGSPNAGKSTLITVISAARPKVADYPFTTLVPTLGVVSHKESNPFVVADVPGLIPGASQGKGLGHDFLRHIERTRVLVHLIDGSQETAEAMISDFDGILEELRLYDKALLDRPRITVVSKVDSLSNEETEEPLNNIEALNGFRNYLKLKKTPYLEISSAYRIGITEMLDKLIEVLGQK; this is encoded by the coding sequence ATGAAATTTATTGATACAGCAGAGATTAAAGTAAAAGCCGGCGATGGTGGGCTTGGTATGTCACACTTTCGTCGAGAAAAATACGTTCCAGCGGGAGGCCCAGATGGAGGCAACGGCGGCAATGGAGGAGATGTTTATCTCTATGCAACCGAAGGTTTGTCTACACTTCTTGACTTTCGTTACCAACGTTTTCACGAAGCAGAAGCGGGCGGAAAAGGTGGAACAAACAATCGTCAAGGCCGTTGCGGTGATGATCTTATTTTAAAAGTACCCTGTGGGACTGTGGCATTTGACTCCGAGAGTGGCGAAATAATTGGAGAAGTTCTCTATGAAGGACATAAACTTCTCGTTGCAAAAGGTGGAAAAGGAGGAATTGGCAACACCGTTTTTACTACGGCGCGGAACCAAGCTCCGACAAAGACCATTGCCCCCATAGTGGGTGAAAGCAAATCATTGCGCCTTGAGCTAAAAATGATTGCAGATGTTGGTATCATTGGCAGCCCCAATGCTGGAAAAAGCACGTTGATCACTGTAATTTCTGCTGCACGTCCTAAAGTCGCAGATTATCCGTTTACAACTCTTGTTCCAACGCTAGGAGTTGTAAGTCACAAAGAATCCAATCCATTTGTCGTGGCCGATGTGCCAGGCCTTATTCCTGGAGCAAGTCAAGGAAAAGGTTTGGGACACGATTTTTTACGCCATATAGAAAGAACTCGTGTACTTGTTCACCTAATTGATGGTAGTCAAGAAACTGCTGAAGCCATGATTTCAGACTTTGATGGTATTTTAGAAGAATTACGTCTTTACGATAAAGCTTTATTAGATCGTCCTAGAATCACAGTGGTGTCTAAGGTTGACTCTTTATCAAATGAGGAAACTGAAGAACCTCTTAATAATATCGAGGCCTTAAATGGCTTTCGCAATTATTTAAAATTAAAGAAAACGCCCTATCTTGAAATCAGCTCTGCCTATCGCATTGGTATAACTGAAATGCTTGATAAACTTATAGAAGTTCTTGGGCAAAAATAA
- the rsfS gene encoding ribosome silencing factor: protein MSDYSTSMSIGDRVFSHEEIAMLAIAAAEEKKAVRPVIMDLRSQGAFTELFAIVSASNTRQVYAAAESVRHFFKKNFGMSPVTVDGMENSTWVLIDYGFLFVHIFQEPTRELYQLEQLWSKAHMLPVSEEKCQELYQEVLGLTKAMSASEEDVAQEAAL, encoded by the coding sequence ATGTCAGATTATAGTACAAGCATGTCGATTGGTGACAGAGTTTTTAGTCACGAAGAAATAGCAATGTTAGCCATTGCTGCGGCTGAAGAGAAAAAAGCAGTTCGCCCTGTTATTATGGATTTGAGAAGTCAAGGTGCATTCACAGAGCTTTTTGCAATTGTGAGTGCTTCCAATACGCGTCAAGTGTATGCAGCAGCTGAATCAGTCCGTCACTTTTTTAAGAAAAACTTTGGAATGTCGCCTGTAACAGTGGATGGAATGGAAAATAGCACTTGGGTTTTAATCGACTACGGCTTTTTATTTGTCCATATTTTTCAAGAGCCAACCCGTGAGCTTTATCAATTAGAACAGCTTTGGAGCAAGGCACACATGCTTCCCGTGAGTGAAGAGAAATGCCAAGAACTTTATCAAGAAGTTTTAGGCTTGACAAAAGCAATGTCTGCCAGTGAAGAAGATGTTGCACAAGAGGCAGCTCTTTAA